One Carya illinoinensis cultivar Pawnee chromosome 5, C.illinoinensisPawnee_v1, whole genome shotgun sequence genomic window, TCTACTCCATACCAGCTTCTGAACTGCTGCCTTTGTCAGTGGAAAGTTCCTTCTTTATCTCCCATCGCTTCTTCAGAGGTGACTCTGCATGTAGCCAGGATCCAAACTGTATTGATACATCTTTCTGTACTTGGCATCCTACACTCCCATGTAAAATTCTACCACACGTGAAACAAAACCGAGGGATTTTCTCATATTTGACAGGACTCCATACTTTGACTCCATGCAAGACAATGGTTCTTCCTCTAGCAAGAGGTTTCCTCAAATCTAACATAATCTTCACTCTCAGACTCCTACCCCAAGCCACATCATCTTcatcaacctcaacctcctcaaCTTCTCCTATTGTACTACCCAACTTAGCCCCACATTCTTTATTCATTCCCAACAAAGGTAGATTATGAAACTGCACCCAGAACGAGGCATGATCAAACTTCATCTCAGAAACTGGAATGGATCCATCGAAAGGGTTAATAACAAACAGATGGCCATCAAAAAACCATGGCCTGCCACCTTCAACCCTTTCTTTATCAGCATGAGTGgcaaaaatcaagataaaagTATTAGGAGCAACCTCCCTCAGCACAACAGATTTACTAAGACGCCAGATTTTTGCAAATGTAGACTCCACCACATTCTTACCCACCTGTCTATCACTCCATATTTTCCCAATCAAGCTGCGTTCTCCTTTACGTTGCACCTCAGAACATACATTCTCATCAATAACAATAgcatcctcttcttcttcattcaaaTGGAGATTGCCCCACATAGAATGTAGACTATCCATCGGAAGGCTAAATCACACCACCTCTTTGAAAAGATAAAACCGAGAAAGATGAAAAGAAACTATGAAG contains:
- the LOC122310049 gene encoding uncharacterized protein LOC122310049, producing MDSLHSMWGNLHLNEEEEDAIVIDENVCSEVQRKGERSLIGKIWSDRQVGKNVVESTFAKIWRLSKSVVLREVAPNTFILIFATHADKERVEGGRPWFFDGHLFVINPFDGSIPVSEMKFDHASFWVQFHNLPLLGMNKECGAKLGSTIGEVEEVEVDEDDVAWGRSLRVKIMLDLRKPLARGRTIVLHGVKVWSPVKYEKIPRFCFTCGRILHGSVGCQVQKDVSIQFGSWLHAESPLKKRWEIKKELSTDKGSSSEAGME